The DNA sequence TATTGCCCTACATTAACAGTAACAATCTGGATTAATTACTATTGATACTTTACCATTAACAGTAAGAGCTTATACCGTAACACTTAACATGTGTCATTCAGAGGCAGAATGCTTGTACTGAAACCTATTTGGAAGCCTGTCAGTTCATGTCGTACTCTATCTAAAATACAACAATGGTAATAGTTGAGTTTGCAGTTAGTCCATTGACCTGCTGCTAAATATTACACATGCCTTCATCTGATCATCCTCACAGCATGTTTACTGTGTGGCCTCATTGTAGGGAGACTTCACTTTATTTATGTTGTTTCATCAACACAACTCAACCATTAGAGTGCTGTTTCTGAGTGTGGTCGAAAGTGATCTGGAAAATGTAAACAAATCTTCCTATGTCAAGGGCTTATAGGCTACTCTAACATAATCTGTGTAAACTTGAATCAAGTAAAACCCCAAAGCAAACTTAGACCTTTGGGAATAGTAGCATCCTTGTCAATTTCAATCAATAGCCACACCATTGTCATTGCTACATTCATCTAGTACGAAACGTACCCTTAAGGTATAGCTTTTGTTAAAAAGAAGTGTGTCATGCAAAAGATGCTGCAAATACGGTACCCACAGATCTATATCAATTTAGTCAACAGTTATCACAAAAGACGCTTACAAAAGGTTTTGATCAACTTTAGGATTTAATATGAAGCCTCCATGAAAAATTAGATATATGTTTCAAGTCCTTTGTGTTGGTAATTAACAAGACTTTATTAGAGCCTACAAACAGCAGCATGGCGTGCAgtagggaaattaaaaatggtaaaCACTTCTGAAATAGTAGCTTCTTCTAAAACCAATTAGTAATATTATATTTACACTCAAGAGAAGAGTCGCAGAATAATACAGGTAAATTGCACTGTATCAGTACTGCTCCAACGTATTGTActgttcatctctgaataacactgagtaatgaatggctcTGTCTTTGATTCATAGCACGCTCTGTCATGTGACAATGTAAATACGAACAACAGAGCCACATTATGAACAAGTGAAGTAAATAAATCCTGcagcatgacttcctagtaatcaggctcatcctccttgtttccttgcaggaaacaaggaatgcacatgtaaataaacagcacagcacagtacatgtaaacttgtacgcatgttatttgcaaataaaatggaaaacagtaatgctagacaatgtcatagacaagtttacttccttaTGCCCCTGACGTTGCTCAATAGCGACGCAAAGATATTTACCCATCTGTGCCTGCACAGCTTAAATGAATGGCCTGATATGTTGTTTCCCCTGACCAAACTTCTTTGGAAGATGCCAATGACATTTACACTGCACTCTGTCGCAATCTGGACTTGATTACTTCTGCACCTGCTTGTCATGTGCCTGGACTATTGGCAGCTCTTGAATCCAGCAAGGTGTCTTATTTGGTCGATAACAGCTGCCTGGGAGGGATGCTCAGCAACACAAGATACTCTGACAGTACCATCGACatcgtaatgcgtctccttcgtggTGCTTCATCCGAGTACCCTAGACTGGCCGACTCACTCCTCCCATCTTGATCTGTCATTCGGGGCATCAAGGCTGGCTGCTCTCTGTACTGTTGTGTGCTTTCATCGTGCAACCATTGCTCTGTGGTCTCCATCAACGTGTGTCTGAGATGTCTCTTGGTGGCCATATGTTCAATTGCACTGCTTATACGGATGACCTCGCCATCGTTCTTTCTTGTGATTGTAAGGTCAGGGAATGACTGACATGGCTACCACCTACGGCAGAGCTTCTGTTACGTGCCTTAACGTCAATAAATTGAGCACCGTGACTATAGGTGCAGGCCTTCCTGCAGACAGCGCTCCACCATTGCGTGTAGCTGCTATTATCCAAAGCTTAGGACTCGATTTCACAAGTGATCTGTGGTGCACCATTGACCTCAACTGCCGGCGCCAACTGCCCATATACGAGCTGGGCTCCTAGATCATCGTTCACACGTCATCGATCTTTTGCAATGGACAGCACATGTAAATGTCTATTTGGCGTCACATACCCCCCACGTGGCAGAGACATTTCCTATTCCGCCGTCCGTGGCCCACCACATCCTAGAAGCACTACATTCATATGTTTGCCAtggcttgctgttcaagataaggtaGGAGACATTCACCCTCCCATTATGTAGGGCCGGTTTAGCTCAGTATCATGTCCTTGATGGAACGACAGCGCTTTGTGTCAGCTCTCAGACAGTATTGTGTTGCCGTTGTCCTATGTGGCTTTGCAACCTGCTGCTGGAAATCCTTGAACCATGTTCTCTCTCAGGCCCTATCCAGCTTTCAGACGTCCTGCTGCCCTTCTTTTACTTCTGCCTTATTTTCCTCGAACTGAGCTATGTCTGTACTGTAATATTTCCAACACTCTTGACATCCACAAAGGGatctatggctttcttcagcagcACTGGTCAGTAAATGTGACTGAGAGGAAGCATCCCACATCGACTAGTGTGCCACTTGGCGATTGGTGTGTACTCCGTATCTTGCCACTAACATCTATTCTGCATGATACCTTACCGTTAGTGGAAAGCAAGCATGCTGGCCCCTTCTTTACGggattcaccttgcagacattccactgtgtgtgatgttctggacaCAGCCGAGCATCGCCTGGTGTGTGGTTCGGCAATAGATATTTGGTTCTTGGTGCAACAGATGCTGGTCCTAGTTACCTATATGACTTCTCGTCAGATACCTTCACACCTGCTCCTGTTGCTGGACTCGGGTTACTTCCCACTAATGGACACACAGTTCACTACTTGTTTGGTGATGAAAAGAAAAATGTCCTTGATTTTTGGCATTTCTCTGATGAGCGCCATTGTGCAGTTATCCACAATCCGAAATACAGGCAATTTTTCTGCGATTTCCTTTGTAGTGTCGCTCTTAACCCACCGCAGAGTTGAGGTTTTACTGGAGTGAGGAATTGATCAATTCCTTTTCCACCGTTAGAACCGGTTATTCTCTGGTCGTCAGAATGTTCTTCTCTGTAAACCtatgtgttgaaatgaaatgtcgtgcggctagggcctcccgtcgggtagaccgttcgcctggtgcaggtctttcgagttgacgccacttcggcgacctgcgcatcgatggggatgaaatgataatgattaggacaacacaacacccagtccctgagcggagaaaatctccgacccagccgggaatcgaacccgggaccttagggttgacattccgtcacgctgaccactcagctaccggggccagaCAACCTATGTGTTGATAGTCTCACTGAGCCTGGCGACTTGCTGCTCCCTCCTCCCTGCACTGTCGGTTTCCTGCTATTTtcggtaatattaataataatttaaaaaagggaaaagaaGGAAGCATAAACAAATAACTCATTGATattatttttatctcttctccatattCCCTACAGTTTCCTCGATTGCTGTGGGGGGAGGGATCGGAACAGTCTGCGACCATGGTTCACTTTGCCACAATCCTTCCtttgagaagaaagaaaaaaaaacaaccgaCCAGCAGAATTTATTTGCTATTTAGTATTCTTCATTTTTGGAAGGTTCTACGAATTTATTATGCTTATAATATTTCTATATTCTGGAATACTCGATGTTTGTGTGAATAGCACCATTCTCCAACCAGGAGCTCTGTTCTGTTATGTTCTGTCTGTTGGTTGGTGTCAGTAATATAAGCGCTTTTAGCTCTAAGTATTGTACTTTAGTGACGACCTTGCTGTCCGATTTTGACTTGATTACGAATACGCCATagcgatatacactatgtgatcaaagttatccagacacccggctgaaaatgacttacagttccgtggcgccctccatcggtaatgctggaattcaatatggtgttcacccgcccttagcctttatgacagcttccactctcacaggcatacgttcaatcagtgcaggaaggtttcttggggaatggcagcccattcttcatggagtgctgcactcaggagaggtatcaatgttggttggtgaggcctgtcacgaagtcggagttccaaaatgtgccacAGGTCTTCtacagaattcaggtcaggactctgtgcaggtcagcccattacagggacgttattgttgtGAAACAACTCCACCactgaccgtgcattatgaacaggtactcgaatgttctgaaagatgcaatagccgtccccaaattgctcttcaacagcggggggtgggggggggggccggAAAGTCATTaagacatcattgtaggcctgtgctgtgacagtgacacgcaaaacaacaaggcgtgcaagacccctccatgaaaaacacgaccacaacataacaccaccgcctccgaattttactgttggcactacacgtgctggcagatgacattcactgggaatTCGCTATACTcaccccctgccatcggatcgccaacttgcgtaccgtgattcgtcactccacacaatgtttttacactgttcaattgtccaatgtttacactccttacaccatgcgaggcgtcgtttggcacttatcggcgtgatgtgtggcttatgagcagccgctcgacaatgaaatccaacatttctcgcctcccgcctaagtCTCACAGTACTTGCTGTGGATACTGATGCAATTTAGATTTCCTGCGTGATGGCCTCGATAgatgtcaacagacgaggtcagcctgtacgcttttgtgctgtacgtgtcccttcatgtttccacttcactatcacactggaaacagtggacctagggatgtttaggaatgtagaaatctcgcgtacagcgtaccacggagagccccattctgctttctcacgatgtctaatgactactgagttcgctgatatggagtacttggcagtaggtggcagcacagtgcacttcATATGAAACTCGTAGGTTTTGacggtgtccgcatacttttgattacGTAGTGTAGGTTGCTGAATATGTTTAGATCACTAAGATGCACACTCAAATGTGTCAGAAATGTATTTTATCAAAGTTATTCCCTCAAACatagaagaaaaaattaattttcagtacAGCGTATGTTATGAATTGGCGAAAAAATAACTTTCGGTTCAGGGTATCTTCTGAACTTCTCTAAATCAAAAGCGACTGAATATTCTGAGCTCTACTACTCTAGATAATATAAATTGTTGGCTTCATATTTTGTTCGTAGAATGTAATATTTCTAGTACTTACTGGCATGGAAGGGTCAATACATTCAACTTTTTAAATAGTGGTTTGCATGTTTCTCTTTGCTGATTGAATAAAATTGTTTGATTACTTTCTTTTGAAGTTTAAATAACTTTACTGACTCAGAACTTTCAGaagaaaatattacataattacgTATCGACTGGAAAAGACCATaatacattccttattgatcttatCATAAAACGTACTTTATAGACTTTTTGATAGTTAAAtcaatgtactttttccaagtAAGGGTATCAGTTCTGGAAACCCCTAAGAAtttagtttcatttaaaattcaacattatCGTTGTCCAGTGATATAGTTGGTACCATTAGATTTCCATTTTGGCAGTGAGAAAAGTTAGTCTGAGTGTCTTTGCCACATTAAGAATCAGCACATTAACTTTAAGCCATGAGTTTAATTGATCTACCGTTCTCTCCACAGCAGACTGGAGAGATTCTTCTGTAGCCGATATGAGAacagtggtgtcatcagcaaacacaatgGTTTTGGCTTCTGATAGGTTATGTGTAAAATAAAAACAACGTGATGCCCAATACTGAATTGTGGGAAATACCTTGCTTTATGGTTTGTGTGGAAGAATGTGGAGTGCTGGCACTTCTTGATGGATTGATTTCGTTTCATTCAACATATTGCTCTTGATCTTTCAAACCAGTCATGGGTGACTCCTCTTATTCCATAGGAATATGATTTGTCTTTTGTAGCAAGATGCTCTGATTAACCATGTCAAAGACATATGTGAGGTCTGGGAAATGCCTATAGCTGGAAGATTTTTGTTGACGAGCTCCAGAGTAAGAGTTAATAATTCATGTATTGCATTAGCAGTAGTTTTCTTTCCTTGGAATCTGAACTGAAGAGGTGAAAAGATTTTTGCTTTGTTTGGAAATGAATTAAGTCTGATTGCCATCGTATTCGCTTGGATCTTCTTTACTCTCCTTTttatgaacaggtatattttttgcAATTTTGAGCTTATTAGGAAAGGTACCATTCAGGAATGAAGGTTTTAttatgtgaggcaatggtttattgATAAGGTTACTGCAGTTCTGAAGGAGGGATTTGTCCTCATCCAGTAGatgttttttactttattttgcttAGAATTATTTTGTCTATTTCTGTTTCTGATGTTAGCATTAAGAACAGTGTGTCAGGTCGTAAATTTGGTTCTAATTTTAGGAGACAGTTATTCCTGAGGTCCCTCCCATGGGACACCGCCATATtgaaggcaccttcagtgccgggcgggacaATTTGCGTGCTCTGATGAAGTCAAAAGCTGTGTCAGTGGTAGTGTAGCTACTGGCAGAGTCACCAAAGCCAGAGGGGTCTTGAAAAAGGAGACAGACAAGTTGTATCGCACTATATGGGGCAGGGTGGGCTCTATAGGCATAGTGAAGCCAGCTAAATGAGTAAATCTCGTATAAATCCTGATCCTCCGAGTTGGGGGTTGAGCAAGCGGCTAACAACCCGTCCCTGTGAAAAGTTCTTGTTCAGAAACCTCAGAATAAACAAGCCAGATGGGTTTATGGACGACGACATGGCACTGTTAAaggcaaatgaaaatgaaaaaattgaTGTGTTTATTGGAACCTGGAATGTACAATCACTATATAGGGTGGTGGCCCTGAGGTTACTGCTAGATCAACTGATTAAACAAAGGCAGGCATACTTGCCCTACAGGAAATACGATGGGCTGGACATGGAGTGCTTGATATGGGATGCTGGATAATTTTCTTACATGGTTGAGAGAGCCACCATGAATTTGGTACAGAGTTCACGGTAAGACAAAAGTTTAAACTCCTAGTGAGTGGAGTCACTGGAATACATGTAGAATCTCACATTGTGATTGAAGACCCAATTCTCAAACTACTCGTTGATCGATGTACATGCACCCACAGAAGTATTAGATGACCAGTATAAAGACAACTTCTTTGAGAACCTCGAGAGAACTTATGACAGATACCCTGTCTATAACACTAAAAATGCACAGATCGGTAAAGAAGACGATTATCTCCCAACAATAGGAAAGCACAGCCACCTCGAATACCAAAATGACAATGGCCACAGAGTGATTCAGTTTGCATTGTCGCGTAACATGGCTGTAGGTAGCACTACGTTCCCACACAAAAAGATTCATAAAGCAACATGGTGGAGACCTGATCAGCTTACCTTCAACCAAATTGATCACGTAATTATTGATGGCAGGCATTGCTCAAACGTAGTAAATGTGCATACTTACAGAGGAGTTAATGtagattcagaccactaccttgCGATTGCGAAACTATGAGCTCGAATATCCAATGCAAAAAAATTCAAAGGAACACCTAAAAGTAAGTATATGGTATCGAAGTTACAATATGAAGACAACTCTAAAATGTACTCTGAGAAGGTTGCTGACAATCTTGCATTATATACCTCTAGTGTAAGTGATAATCTAGATCAGGATGGAACACTTGCAGGGATGCAGGCATTGAGGTAGCAGAAGTActagggaaagaaggaaaacaacTGAGGAATTCCTGGTTTGATGAAGAATGCAAGAGAATAAGTCAGGAGAAAAATTTGGCATACAGGAAAATGCTTGAGAATTCGTATACTCGTCTAGCGGTAAGAAATTATCAAGATAAAAGAAAAGAAGGGAAGAAACTACATCGGAAAAAGAAAAGGGAGTGAAAAAGAAAGCAAATTTAAGAACTGGAGACAGCTGGAAAAACGAATGATGTTATAAAATTTTATCATAAAACTGATAGTGAAAGAAGAGTATTTAAGCCGCACATCAACCTGTGTAAAAGTAGAAATGGGACACTGCTAACCTATGATGAAGAGGCATTGGAGCGTTGGGTAGAGTATTTCAGTGAACTGTTGGAATCTTCAGAGTCCCCTATTGAAGATATCCCAGTCGCTCCAGAAGATGCTGCCATAGTACCTCCCCCTTCCCAAGGAGAAGTGAACAATAAAGCAATTGCCAAATTCAAGAACCGAAAATCACCAGGAACTGACACTAGAAGATCTGAACTATTGAAAGCTGGAGGAGTTGAGCTAACTCGCAGGATTTACAAGATTGTGTGCTTCATCTGGAGAAAGGAAGAGttgccagaagaatggaatgtaggGATAGTGCGTCTGGAGCATAAGGAAGGAGATCTATTTGAATGCAGCAACGACAAAGGCATAACGCTTTTAAATATTACATGTAAAGTACTATCAAATATCCTGTTTCACCTATAGCAGAAGATATTATTGGAAGCTATCAATGCAGGTTCAGACCAGAAAAGTCAACTGTAAACCAGGTATTTACTCTCCGCCAAACAGTAGAAAAGACCAATGAATTCAATGTTGGTGTGCACCATCCTTTCATTGACTTTAAATCTGTATATGACACAATAAACTGGGCCAAACCTTATGAGGCAATGCGGGAATTTCGAGTGCTTGGAAAACTGGTGCGTTTAATAGAGGTCACCCTAAAGTGCCCCCAGTGTACCGTGCGAGTACTGTCAAGGCTATCACTTCAGTTTCCCACTCGAACTAGGCTAAGGCTAGGAGATGGGCTTTCGTGCCTACTTTTCAACCTGGCACCTGAGAAAGTGGTACGCGAATCGGGTATTCAGAGGTACTATCTACTATAAGTCTGTTCAATTCCTGGGATATGCAGATGATTTGGATTTAATGAGCAGAACACTTAGAGATCTACAAAGTGCATTTTCAGCTCTAAAACTGAGTGCAGATAAGATGAGCCTGAGGattaatgaaggaaagacgaagaataTGTATAATGGCACTAACCAACCCTTACAGCCCACGATACCCCTTGATGGGATGACATTTGAGCGAGTGGAATGTTTCACCTGTCTGAGCTCAAAGATAGAAGCAAACGGCACCACCGTTACTGAAATTATGTCTCGCATAAGTGCTTCTAATCGATGCTACTTTGGAAAGTTGCATTTTAAATACAAGCTTCTATCATGAGCGACTAAGTGCCGACTTTACAAAACGCTGATACGCCCAGTACTTActtatggctcagaaacatggacaattacaAAGCAGAGTGAAAACAAACTGAGATCACATGAAAGAAGTATATTGAAGAGAATTTTAGGACCTGTATATGAAAAATGGGACCTGAAGAAGGCGAAGAAATGACGAACTTTATGACTATCATAAGGAGGATGATGTGGTCAAGTTCATGAAGCTGTGTAGACTGAGATGGGCTGGACACGTAATGCGACTCGATGAGGCAGATCCCACAAGGAAagcctgctgcagtgaacttgGAGGAAGAAGAGCAAGAGGGTGACCAAGGTTGAGATGGAGCGACGGCTGGAGACGACGCTGCCCGAGTCGGTTGCCATAACCGGTGGTCCACGGCGAAGTCCAGAGAGGAATGCCAGAAAATTATTGAGGAAGCCAAGTCCCAACCCAGGATGTAATGGCAATGGAAGAAGAGGATTATTCTTAATGTGGCCAAGTCAGGTTTTCAACTGGTTTTGTGAAGCAGTGATTGAATACATCTGATATTACTTTATTAGTGAAAAATGATTTTCAATTTACTTTTACATTAACGACACTTGGTTGTTGTTTTCTTCTACCAGTGTTCGAATTAATGATTTGCTACATGCATTTGCTTTTAGTTGACAATTGTTTGAGGAGGTTACCATTTTGTAGCTTTATGGCATCACTAACTACAACCCTAAATATCTGTTTATCTGAAGTAAAGTATTTCTTAAATTCTGCACCACTGTCAAGTTCAGTTTTGCTAACAGAGACAAGTTCTCTTTCCCTTTCAGATGATCTGCCGATTCCTAGGGTGATCCAGATGGAGGGTTTTCCAcccctgttcatatttttttgtttgtaaggAGAAGTGATAGTTCAGATACTAGCAGAAAATGTCTAGTAATGCTTCATATTTGTTGTATACAGTTTGAACATCTTCTACAGGTTGCCAGTTTTGGAACTGCATATCAGAGAGCGAAGTGTGCATATTGTCTTTATTGAAGTTTCTCATCTGTACAATAATTTTTTTGGGCTGAAGTCTGCTCATGGCACAGTAGCCTGAATAATTAATGCGTTATAGCCTGAGAATCCCAAGTTTATAGAGGATAGTGTGCAATTGATATTACTTACAACTAGCTCCTGACTGCTATTACTATGGTTTGTTACCCTAGTCGGAAATGTGAACATCTAGTCATAGTTTTAGCTATTCATAAAACATTTGAAGCTTAAATGGCTAGTGTCCTCAGagagaaaatttatgttaaagtcaccacatattaaATTACCATAAgatttccttttatttaatttttctataaCTAACACTAGATATTTGTAGTAAAAGGAAAAATAAGTACCAGTTCTTTTGAATAGCTATTATTGG is a window from the Schistocerca americana isolate TAMUIC-IGC-003095 chromosome X, iqSchAmer2.1, whole genome shotgun sequence genome containing:
- the LOC124556394 gene encoding craniofacial development protein 2-like, which encodes MALLKANENEKIDVFIGTWNVQSLYRVVALRLLLDQLIKQRQTQFSNYSLIDVHAPTEVLDDQYKDNFFENLERTYDRYPVYNTKNAQIGKEDDYLPTIGKHSHLEYQNDNGHRVIQFALSRNMAVGSTTFPHKKIHKATWWRPDQLTFNQIDHVIIDGRHCSNVVNVHTYRGVNVDSDHYLAIAKL